One segment of Macrotis lagotis isolate mMagLag1 chromosome 1, bilby.v1.9.chrom.fasta, whole genome shotgun sequence DNA contains the following:
- the C1H3orf33 gene encoding LOW QUALITY PROTEIN: protein C3orf33 homolog (The sequence of the model RefSeq protein was modified relative to this genomic sequence to represent the inferred CDS: deleted 3 bases in 2 codons) codes for MAVTGLMVLGRSIKLTTKFVSPSNIPLDFIRKNVKLRGRLHRVTERGLELEHIPITIPLISRWKSQPYEVLLIKIARVELTDAGPVCLRNELRPYRTLWFQLLARENLSLLCYLLMNRGMYFTVSLNEEILRRGLGRTVLIKELDHNSKAYWTIHKNLLRAELEAVRTGAGIWKEEIEKLNHVEKFKDSWREIWTKENPFKRRLSWRLNPEKESYYEKLKQQSENYKSKVSNCTFILKVREVLSHVKLGRR; via the exons ATGGCAGTCACAGGACTCATGGTACTGGGAAGAAGCATTAAATTGACAACCAAATTTGTAAGTCCTTCAAATATTCCATTGGATTTTATTAGAAAAAACGTTAAATTACGAGGACGACTACACCGGGTAACTGAAAGAGGGCTGGAACTGGAGCATATTCCCATTACCATCCCTCTAATTTCAAGATGGAAAAGTCAGCCCTATGAGGTTTTGCTGATAAAGATAGCCAGAGTGGAACTCACTGATGCTGGTCCAGTGTGCTTGAGAAACGAGTTG AGACCTTACCGAACTCTGTGGTTCCAGCTGCTGGCAAGGGAAAACTTATCACTTCTTTGTTACCTGCTGATGAATAGAGGCATGTATTTTACTGTAAGTTTGAACGAAGAGATTTTAAGAAGAGGGCTTGGCAGAACTGTTCTT ATCAAAGAACTAGATCATAACTCCAAGGCGTATTGGACAATTCACAAGAACCTACTAAGAGCAGAGCTAGAAGCTGTAAGAACTGGCGCaggaatttggaaggaagagattgagaaatTGAATCATGTAGAGAAATTTAAAGATTCATGGAGAGAAATATGGACCAAAGAGAATCCTTTCAAGAGAAGACTATCATGGCGGTTGAACCCAGAGAAAGAATCCTATTATGAAAAGTTAAAACAACAGTCTGAAAACTATAAAAGTAAAGTAAGTAATTGCACTTTTATATTAAAGGTCAGAGAGGTTCTGAGTCATGTGAAACTTGGTAGAAGATAG